In Panthera leo isolate Ple1 chromosome F3, P.leo_Ple1_pat1.1, whole genome shotgun sequence, one genomic interval encodes:
- the PRDX6 gene encoding peroxiredoxin-6, translated as MPGGLLLGDEAPNFEANTTIGRIRFHDYLGDSWGILFSHPRDFTPVCTTELGRAAKLAPEFAKKNVKMIALSVDSVEDHLAWSKDINAYNGQEPTEKLPFPIIDDKNRDLAILLGMLDPAEKDEKGMPVTARVVFIFGPDKKLKLSILYPATTGRNFDEILRVITSLQLTAEKRVATPVDWKDGDSVMVLPTIPEDEAKKIFPKGVFTKELPSGKKYLRYTPQP; from the exons ATGCCTGGAGGTCTCCTTCTTGGGGACGAGGCTCCCAACTTCGAGGCCAATACTACCATCGGCCGTATCCGTTTCCACGACTATCTGGGAGACTC ATGGGGCATTCTCTTCTCGCACCCTCGGGATTTCACCCCCGTGTGTACCACGGAGCTTGGCAGAGCCGCAAAGCTGGCACCCGAATTTGCCAAGAAGAACGTGAAAATGATTGCCCTCTCAGTGGATAGTGTTGAAGACCATCTTGCTTGGAGCAAG GATATCAATGCTTACAATGGTCAGGAGCCCACAGAAAAATTACCTTTCCCCATCATTGATGATAAGAATCGGGACCTTGCCATCCTGTTAGGCATGCTGGACCCAGCAGAGAAGGACGAAAAGGGCATGCCTGTGACAGCTCGTGTG GTATTTATCTTTGGTCCTGATAAGAAGCTGAAGCTGTCTATCCTCTACCCAGCAACCACTGGCAGGAACTTTGATGAGATTCTCAGGGTAATTACCTCTCTCCAGCTGACAGCGGAAAAGAGGGTTGCCACCCCCGTTGATTGGAAG GATGGCGATAGCGTGATGGTTCTTCCAACCATCCCTGAAGATGAAGCcaaaaaaattttccctaaaGGAGTCTTCACCAAAGAGCTCCCGTCTGGCAAGAAGTACCTCCGTTACACGCCCCAGCCGTAG